The proteins below are encoded in one region of Paenarthrobacter ilicis:
- a CDS encoding type II toxin-antitoxin system RatA family toxin produces the protein MPQVRAERFIHLDPATAFALSQTTGQFRLKWDPFISSQAFLDGAAAAGKGVRTRTVSRMGLRMVSEYVSYAPPKNVGMTMVSGPWFFENFGGGWRFTADDGGTRAVWKYTFSCRPALLKPVAERIGGWLLGREIERRIEAFARACEDPDLVAELRAQSAG, from the coding sequence ATGCCACAGGTTCGCGCCGAACGCTTCATCCACCTGGACCCGGCCACGGCTTTTGCCTTGTCGCAGACCACCGGACAATTCAGGCTCAAATGGGACCCGTTCATTTCTTCCCAGGCGTTCCTTGATGGCGCTGCGGCGGCCGGAAAGGGCGTCCGCACACGGACAGTCTCCCGGATGGGCCTGAGAATGGTCAGCGAATACGTGTCCTACGCGCCCCCGAAGAACGTGGGCATGACCATGGTTTCCGGGCCGTGGTTCTTTGAGAACTTTGGCGGCGGCTGGCGTTTCACAGCGGACGACGGCGGCACCCGGGCGGTCTGGAAGTACACCTTTTCGTGCCGCCCGGCCCTGTTGAAGCCCGTGGCTGAGCGGATCGGCGGTTGGCTGCTGGGCAGGGAGATCGAGCGCCGGATCGAAGCTTTCGCCCGCGCCTGCGAAGACCCGGATCTGGTGGCCGAACTGCGGGCACAAAGCGCCGGCTAG
- a CDS encoding anti-sigma factor family protein, with amino-acid sequence MTGNSVHQLLGAYLLGGLEPGEERAFEDHLTVCSECRAELEELESLPALLDAVPAADAIALTTSGTLEPLEASADPLPKRVLVDLSARRRTSRRRWAALVGAVAAACLAAGVLAGPLLNQPAKPDASYSVQSDNGLQLTVGMVKKTWGTELEVEGRSMPLEGTLYLWVKGRDGAEERTCGWTATPSGRIRITGATPVQLAGIAGVELRDEAEKTVAVISVP; translated from the coding sequence ATGACCGGCAACTCCGTCCACCAACTGCTGGGAGCCTACCTTCTGGGCGGGTTGGAACCGGGTGAGGAGCGCGCCTTCGAGGACCACCTCACTGTCTGTTCCGAATGCCGCGCAGAGCTTGAAGAACTGGAATCCTTGCCGGCGCTCCTTGACGCCGTTCCCGCGGCCGACGCGATCGCCCTCACCACGTCGGGCACCTTGGAACCGCTGGAGGCATCAGCTGATCCGTTGCCCAAGAGAGTCCTGGTGGACTTGTCAGCGCGCAGGCGCACATCACGACGCCGGTGGGCGGCTTTGGTGGGCGCCGTTGCGGCTGCGTGCCTGGCAGCCGGAGTCCTGGCAGGGCCGCTGCTGAACCAGCCAGCAAAACCCGATGCAAGCTACTCGGTCCAGTCGGACAACGGATTGCAGCTCACCGTGGGAATGGTCAAGAAGACGTGGGGCACCGAGCTGGAAGTCGAAGGCCGGAGCATGCCCTTGGAAGGGACGCTTTACCTGTGGGTCAAGGGTCGTGACGGGGCCGAGGAACGGACCTGCGGCTGGACGGCGACGCCCAGCGGCCGGATCAGGATCACCGGTGCCACACCGGTTCAGTTGGCGGGAATCGCGGGCGTAGAGCTCCGCGATGAGGCGGAGAAGACCGTGGCGGTGATCTCGGTTCCCTAG
- a CDS encoding sigma-70 family RNA polymerase sigma factor, protein MPLDEDVVAAIYRDHGTALKRFVLSCTSDANLADDVVQETILKVWQHAPHITGSLRSYLFRTARNVIIDNYRKSQRRPLETGEHDLPDRAASERVDELLNRVLMEEALLRLSHEHREVLVALHYQRFTVVEAALQLNIPAGTVKSRAFYAVKALRTILDEMGVER, encoded by the coding sequence ATGCCGTTGGACGAGGATGTGGTGGCGGCAATTTACCGCGACCACGGGACGGCTTTGAAGCGCTTTGTCCTCAGCTGCACGTCGGACGCGAACCTGGCGGACGATGTTGTGCAGGAGACCATCCTCAAGGTCTGGCAGCACGCACCGCATATCACGGGCAGCCTGCGGAGCTACCTGTTCCGGACAGCCCGCAACGTCATCATTGACAACTACCGCAAATCCCAGCGCCGTCCACTGGAGACCGGCGAGCACGACCTCCCGGACCGCGCGGCATCCGAGCGCGTGGACGAGCTCCTGAACCGGGTCCTCATGGAGGAGGCGCTGCTACGGCTCAGCCACGAGCACCGCGAGGTTCTGGTGGCACTGCATTACCAGCGGTTCACGGTGGTGGAGGCGGCACTGCAGCTGAACATCCCCGCTGGAACGGTGAAATCCCGGGCTTTCTATGCGGTGAAGGCCCTCCGAACAATTCTTGATGAAATGGGGGTGGAACGATGA
- a CDS encoding DMP19 family protein: MTTNQYPVVLNKTSFAAGTADVVDSNVNVVNEMYQELLNSDEIAAAALNSYYVDFYLTQALSGGFAQYVFTAPEREEVDAFVRAGLSEMGADRHLDLFNRTAAAFDALTEDEAEAYLDGELDESETPPASVVAVDELDGEFEALLEEEDIMELNAAYLRDQSELLVLSDEEIEAHIAERVAQVPDLAERQAEAEEEALANAPEFEVIIRELCDVAGYSLEKITMGDPNYQHDGETTLAWHFTTDHGDYIMVEDDDEAYMIHPETKEIIAAVEFEEPEFADA, encoded by the coding sequence ATGACTACCAACCAGTACCCCGTTGTCCTGAACAAGACCAGCTTTGCGGCCGGCACTGCGGATGTTGTGGATTCCAACGTCAACGTGGTCAATGAGATGTACCAGGAACTCCTGAACAGTGACGAGATTGCTGCAGCAGCGCTCAACAGCTACTACGTGGACTTCTACCTGACCCAGGCGCTGTCCGGCGGTTTCGCCCAGTACGTCTTCACGGCACCGGAACGTGAAGAAGTGGATGCCTTTGTCCGTGCGGGGCTTTCAGAAATGGGCGCCGACCGCCACCTCGATTTGTTCAACCGGACCGCGGCTGCCTTTGACGCACTGACAGAGGACGAAGCCGAGGCCTACCTCGATGGCGAATTGGACGAATCCGAGACCCCTCCCGCGTCCGTTGTTGCCGTGGATGAGCTGGATGGCGAGTTCGAAGCCCTCCTTGAAGAGGAAGACATCATGGAGCTCAACGCCGCTTACCTCCGTGATCAATCCGAGCTCCTGGTGCTGTCCGACGAGGAAATCGAGGCGCACATCGCCGAGCGTGTTGCCCAGGTGCCGGACCTCGCCGAGCGCCAGGCCGAAGCCGAAGAAGAAGCTTTGGCCAACGCTCCCGAGTTCGAGGTGATCATCCGCGAACTGTGCGATGTTGCAGGGTACTCGTTGGAAAAGATCACCATGGGCGATCCCAACTACCAGCACGACGGCGAAACCACCTTGGCCTGGCACTTCACCACCGATCACGGCGACTACATCATGGTGGAAGACGACGACGAGGCGTACATGATCCACCCGGAGACCAAGGAGATCATCGCGGCCGTGGAGTTTGAGGAGCCGGAGTTCGCTGACGCGTAG